From one Drosophila subpulchrella strain 33 F10 #4 breed RU33 chromosome 3L, RU_Dsub_v1.1 Primary Assembly, whole genome shotgun sequence genomic stretch:
- the LOC119554090 gene encoding diphosphoinositol polyphosphate phosphohydrolase 1, giving the protein MVKEKPNSTRIYDKDGFRRRAACICVKSETEAEVLLVTSSRRPELWIVPGGGVEPEEEPSVTAVREVLEEAGVVGDLGRCLGVFENNDHMHRTEVFVMNVTQELDEWEDSRSIGRKRQWFTIDDALSQLALHKPTQQHYLMQLQHSKTRDNTNRVVNATHPPKLTNAATPAASPTTA; this is encoded by the exons ATGGTCAAGGAGAAGCCCAACTCTACTCGTATCTACGACAAGGATGGATTTAGGCGACGGGCTGCCTGTATTTGCGTGAAATCCGAAACTGAGGCGGAG GTACTCTTGGTAACCTCGTCTCGTCGCCCGGAGCTGTGGATCGTTCCAGGAGGTGGTGTAGAACCCGAGGAAGAGCCTTCGGTGACCGCCGTACGCGAAGTGCTCGAGGAAGCCGGCGTCGTTGGTGATTTGGGTCGCTGTCTGGGTGTTTTCGAG AACAACGACCACATGCATCGCACCGAGGTGTTCGTCATGAACGTGACCCAGGAATTGGATGAGTGGGAGGACTCGCGGAGCATCGGCCGCAAGCGCCAGTGGTTTACCATTGACGATGCACTGTCGCAGCTGGCGCTGCACAAGCCGACGCAGCAGCACTATCTGATGCAGCTGCAGCACTCGAAGACGCGGGACAACACGAACCGGGTGGTGAACGCCACGCATCCGCCCAAGTTGACCAATGCCGCCACCCCAGCCGCATCGCCCACCACGGCATAA
- the LOC119553763 gene encoding endocuticle structural glycoprotein SgAbd-8 has protein sequence MFKSALIISLFLVAVTRAADESQSQTTKYLNDIKPDGTYSWEFGTSNGIDAQESGLGGVQAAGSVKYTAPDGSPIQLEYTADENGYRPTGAHLPTPPPTPDYILKALAYIEAHPFKRIQLKN, from the exons ATGTTCAAGAGC GCGCTTATCATTTCCCTGTTCCTGGTGGCAGTCACCCGAGCTGCAGATGAGTCCCAATCACAAACCACCAAGTACCTGAATGACATCAAGCCAGATGGCACCTACAGCTGGGAATTCGGAACCTCGAACGGAATCGACGCCCAGGAGAGTGGTCTGGGTGGAGTTCAAGCTGCTGGATCAGTGAAATACACGGCTCCCGATGGTTCACCTATCCAGCTGGAGTATACGGCCGATGAGAACGGATATCGTCCCACTGGTGCCCATCTGCCCACGCCACCTCCTACTCCAGACTACATCCTCAAGGCTCTGGCCTACATCGAGGCCCATCCCTTCAAAAGAATCCAGCTGAAGAACTAG
- the LOC119554735 gene encoding MICOS complex subunit MIC13 homolog QIL1, translated as MVVGFLVRGGLLGGAVYYTRQVGIWGDSDQSDKLYNTVKSELCPYVQKVKKQLPFEVPELPRTGEMRFLAKHYYNEGVKNTFRFVHMLPCYAGRGLKKVKDTFQDFAKSPAITGGEESSPAK; from the exons ATGGTTGTTGG ATTTCTGGTGCGCGGCGGCCTGCTGGGCGGAGCCGTCTACTACACACGCCAGGTGGGCATCTGGGGCGACTCGGACCAGTCGGACAAGCTCTACAACACCGTGAAGTCGGAACTGTGCCCTTATGTCCAGAAGGTGAAGAAGCAACTGCCCTTCGAGGTGCCGGAGTTGCCCAGAACCGGCGAGATGCGCTTTCTGGCCAAGCACTACTACAACGAGGGCGTGAAGAACACCTTCCGCTTCGTCCACATGCTGCCCTGCTACGCGGGCAGGGGTCTCAAGAAGGTCAAGGACACGTTCCAGGACTTTGCCAAGTCCCCGGCGATCACCGGCGGTGAGGAGTCCAGTCCGGCGAAGTAA
- the LOC119554654 gene encoding pH-sensitive chloride channel 2, with protein sequence MKNLRQVLWITLIFSCSIRATVGATSDQDEDEDCPSLANATTLQQTQLIQRLTHVCRYDRLERPIEYDPVTSKRLPIVVKTRIYVYFLQNLNSDLLQFKMHALLQLRFQDMRLAYNVYKREGNIMGQKHLSERLWLPHIFFANERESSILGTDEKDVLTSLTPEGNVIISTRMQASLYCWMDFQKFPFDQQFCSTILESWMYNTSDLVLEWEQDKPISFDPDMRLTEYNMANYFHNTTLVEADGINLRHGAFTGTYSSLSFTVNLKREIGFYLLDYYVPSMMIVAISWVSFWLQADASPPRIMLGTSTMLSFITLSSSQSKNLPKVSYIKVSEVWFLGCTFFIFGSLVEFAFVNTIWRRKENIELKKVNSKYIIKSTLTPRPARRQIGGSLSNDSRARSCSSLDNIVSSTESVRNGNGTVNPAFNNYLTVHPNLPIIKTECADTASICSDRTTNDHIVDVDKDKKDTPPTFTTMTPQEIAMWIDRRSRFLFPAMFLAFNALYWTFVYVL encoded by the exons ATGAAGAACCTAAGACAAGTTTTGTGGATTACGCTGATCTTCAGCTGCAGCATCCGAGCTACAGTGGG AGCCACTAGTGACCAGGACGAAGATGAGGATTGTCCTTCCCTGGCAAATGCAACGACATTGCAACAGACCCAACTCATCCAACGATTAACACATGTCTGCCGCTACGATCGACTTGAGAGACCAATTG AATACGACCCTGTGACGTCAAAACGCCTGCCCATCGTGGTGAAGACTCGAATTTACGTGTACTTCCTGCAGAATCTCAACTCCGACCTGCTGCAGTTCAAAATGCACGCCCTCCTGCAGTTGCGATTCCAGGACATGCGACTGGCGTACAACGTTTATAAGCGCGAGGGCAACATCATGGGGCAGAAGCACCTCAGCGAGCGCCTCTGGCTGCCGCACATCTTCTTCGCCAACGAACGAGAGTCCAGTATCCTGGGCACGGACGAGAAGGACGTCCTGACCTCCCTCACCCCGGAGGGCAACGTGATCATCTCCACCCGCATGCAGGCCAGTCTGTACTGCTGGATGGACTTCCAGAAGTTCCCCTTCGATCAGCAGTTCTGCTCCACCATACTCGAGAGCT GGATGTACAACACTTCCGACTTGGTTTTGGAATGGGAGCAGGACAAGCCCATCTCCTTCGATCCCGACATGAGACTCACTGAGTACAACATGGCCAACTACTTTCATAATACCACGCTGGTGGAGGCGGATGGAATTAATCTGCGCCATGGAGCATTCA CGGGTACCTACAGTTCCCTGAGCTTCACGGTCAATTTGAAACGAGAAATCGGCTTCTATCTGCTGGACTACTATGTGCCCTCCATGATGATCGTGGCCATATCTTGGGTGTCCTTCTGGCTCCAGGCAGATGCTTCTCCGCCGCGGATTATGTTGG GAACCAGCACCATGCTGTCGTTCATCACTCTTTCCTCATCGCAGAGCAAGAATCTTCCCAAGGTGAGCTACATAAAGGTGTCGGAGGTGTGGTTCTTGGGCTGCACCTTCTTTATCTTCGGCAGCCTGGTGGAGTTCGCCTTTGTCAACACAATTTGGCGCCGCAAGGAGAACATTGAGTTGAAGAAGGTCAACAGCAAGTATATCATAAAGTCAACTCTGACCCCTCGACCTGCTCGACGTCAAATTGGCGGAAGTTTGAGCAACGATTCCAGAGCAAGATCCTGCTCCAGTTTAGACAACATTGTGTCCAGCACGGAGAGCGTTCGCAATGGCAATGGCACTGTGAATCCGGCATTCAACAACTACCTGACAGTACAT CCCAACTTACCCATCATCAAGACCGAGTGCGCCGATACCGCTTCCATTTGCAGTGACCGAACGACCAACGATCACATCGTGGATGTGGACAAGGACAAGAAGGACACGCCGCCCACTTTCACCACCATGACTCCGCAGGAAATCGCCATGTGGATTGATCGGCGATCCCGATTCCTCTTTCCAGCCATGTTTTTGGCCTTCAACGCCTTGTATTGGACCTTTGTCTATGTTTTGTAA
- the LOC119554655 gene encoding cytochrome b-c1 complex subunit 8 yields MRLSSILNGQHFGNLAKVHGIVTYKLSPFEQRAFAGAISKGLPNMVRRFRSNVFIVAPPFIVGYLIYDLTERQHTALLRKNPADFANDE; encoded by the exons ATGCGTCTGTCCTCGATCCTGAATGGCCAGCACTTTGGCAACCTGGCCAAGGTGCACGGCATCGTCACCTACAAGCTCTCCCCCTTCGAGCAGCGCGCCTTCGCCGGAGCGATCAGCAAGGGACTGCCCAACATGGTGCGTCGCTTCCGCTCCAACGTCTTCATCGTGGCCCCCC CCTTCATCGTCGGCTACCTGATCTACGATCTGACCGAGCGCCAGCACACCGCCCTGCTGCGCAAGAACCCCGCTGACTTTGCGAACGACGAATAA
- the LOC119553245 gene encoding uncharacterized protein LOC119553245, which translates to MDCCGNEVRSESIYNMLQALVDSKVVNVQLLSIAVGIFFVVLLLKNNFRSFSGT; encoded by the coding sequence ATGGACTGCTGCGGCAACGAAGTGCGCAGCGAGAGTATCTACAACATGCTGCAGGCCCTGGTCGACTCGAAGGTGGTCAACGTGCAGCTCCTGTCGATTGCCGTGGGCATTTTCTTTGTGGTCCTGCTGCTGAAAAACAATTTTCGCAGCTTTTCTGGCACGTAA
- the LOC119553853 gene encoding paramyosin, protein MPIHDRAKARLEHEVVLLRREVATLRYMKSQNRKNRHNQAVVQARLEQKIQELQNKLTAERAERAERERGGADQRSEFNQKLEKLDEHVKKQEMYISFLEEQINETRTKYQKRMLDVRQNAELVEKELKRVRHEVKTIAEKAGELDRLQKEVGFLSAKLERRNTIISKYEAQQEEMMGVMAGLQKLFDDKKCSKQGHHHRVHFCEEVEAELIDPEEPPVPKEPPVPKENRKSSKRGRDNFNYLGSALKKKCNSQEPPTADQ, encoded by the coding sequence ATGCCGATCCACGATCGGGCCAAGGCCCGTTTGGAACACGAGGTGGTCCTCCTGCGTCGCGAGGTGGCCACCCTGCGCTACATGAAGAGCCAGAACCGTAAGAACCGCCATAACCAGGCGGTAGTGCAGGCGCGTCTGGAGCAGAAGATCCAGGAGCTGCAGAACAAGCTGACCGCCGAGCGGGCTGAGCGGGCAGAGCGGGAGCGCGGCGGAGCAGATCAGCGCAGCGAGTTCAATCAAAAGCTGGAGAAGCTGGACGAGCATGTGAAGAAGCAGGAGATGTACATTTCCTTCCTGGAGGAGCAGATCAACGAAACGCGTACCAAGTACCAGAAGCGGATGCTCGATGTCCGCCAGAATGCCGAACTGGTCGAAAAGGAGCTCAAGAGAGTGCGCCACGAGGTGAAGACCATTGCCGAGAAAGCCGGCGAGTTGGACCGCCTGCAGAAGGAGGTGGGCTTTCTAAGTGCCAAGCTGGAACGCCGGAACACTATTATCTCCAAGTACGAGGCCCAGCAGGAGGAGATGATGGGCGTCATGGCGGGTCTCCAGAAGCTGTTCGATGACAAGAAGTGCAGCAAGCAAGGCCATCATCATAGGGTCCATTTCTGCGAAGAGGTTGAGGCTGAACTCATCGATCCTGAGGAGCCTCCAGTTCCTAAGGAGCCGCCAGTTCCTAAGGAGAATCGCAAGTCTTCCAAACGTGGGCGGGACAATTTTAACTACCTAGGCTCGGCGCTAAAGAAGAAGTGTAACAGCCAGGAGCCCCCAACTGCCGACCAATAA
- the LOC119554173 gene encoding uncharacterized protein LOC119554173 yields MTRGVRISNDGMSRMQNEGQYSRGVLETPQKRQKSNVKSSRKPLQSLQMASRNLSTTSLKKKGILMSEEDLSALVQRDYKTEKYHTNRQTLADIILLQARRIEKQKREMQRIKVHYERQVSAIKNNASMLETHLQKLLTSVRQERAQRIDDHYQNMSSAVHKLQKCDLRLKPQSVSNTLLIKFLNSKAISHPSRSPNEKMSTYRNRL; encoded by the coding sequence ATGACCAGGGGCGTGAGGATATCCAACGACGGAATGTCGAGGATGCAGAATGAGGGGCAATATTCTCGAGGAGTACTCGAAACGCCCCAGAAGAGACAAAAATCGAATGTGAAATCATCCAGAAAACCATTGCAGTCATTACAAATGGCCAGTCGAAATTTGAGCACGACGAGTTTGAAAAAGAAAGGCATCCTCATGTCTGAGGAGGACCTGAGTGCCCTGGTGCAGCGGGATTATAAGACGGAGAAGTACCACACCAATCGCCAGACCTTGGCCGATATAATCCTGTTGCAGGCTCGGCGCATCGAGAAGCAGAAGCGGGAAATGCAGCGAATAAAGGTCCACTATGAGCGTCAGGTGTCCGCCATCAAGAACAATGCCTCCATGCTGGAGACCCACCTGCAAAAGCTGCTCACCAGTGTGCGCCAGGAAAGGGCGCAGCGGATAGATGATCACTACCAGAACATGTCCAGTGCCGTGCACAAGTTGCAGAAGTGCGACCTCAGACTCAAGCCACAATCCGTGTCTAACACACTGCTCATCAAGTTCCTCAACTCCAAAGCCATTTCACATCCGTCCAGAAGCCCTAATGAAAAAATGAGTACCTACAGGAATAGGCTGTGA